The sequence GCCAAACAGATTCTGCACGATGTTGGAAATCATCATGTTGTCGGTTCCACCGAGCAACACTGGCGCGAGGAAATCGCCGAGCGTGAGCACGAAAGCGAACGTAGCACCCGCAATGATTCCCGGGAACGACAGCGGCAGGACGACTCGATAAAACGTCGTGAATCTGCCTGCACCAAGGTCCTTCGAGGCCTCGATGAGGGGTCGAGGTATGTGTTCGAATGCGGTGTACACGGGCATGAGCACGAACGGCGTGTAAATGTGCACGAGCCCGATGATCATGGCCCACTCGCTATAAAGAAATGCATCCACCGGAGCGCTGGTGAAATGCGCCCACTGGAGAAATGAATTCAGAATTCCTTCTCGCCCCAAAATGATCTTCCACGCGTAGGCTCGAACGATGTAGCTGACCCACAAGGGGACGATGATGAGCGTGTACAGGAGCTGCTTGCCGCGCTGCATTTTGAAAGCAATGAAATATGCAAGCGGAATGCTGAGACAAACACTGAGCGTGGTGACTTTGGCAGCGACGCTGAACGTATAGCCCAACGTGTCGCGATAAAGGTCCTTCGAGAAAAATGTTTTCCACGGAGCAACCGTCGGCTCGAAAACGACGTTTCCCAAATCATCCGATCCGAGAAAGCTTTGGCCGAGGAGCGCGAGATAAGGTGCGACCAAAAAGAACGCGAGCCACAAAAGAGGTGGCATTGCAAGAAAGTACAGCGCCCGCCTACGCGGCGCGCGCTCTGGGGTTGCCCGATCGGCAGACGCTGTACCCATTGCAATTCCCTCGACTACTTCGCGCTCTTGACCTCGT is a genomic window of Polyangiaceae bacterium containing:
- a CDS encoding ABC transporter permease; translated protein: MGTASADRATPERAPRRRALYFLAMPPLLWLAFFLVAPYLALLGQSFLGSDDLGNVVFEPTVAPWKTFFSKDLYRDTLGYTFSVAAKVTTLSVCLSIPLAYFIAFKMQRGKQLLYTLIIVPLWVSYIVRAYAWKIILGREGILNSFLQWAHFTSAPVDAFLYSEWAMIIGLVHIYTPFVLMPVYTAFEHIPRPLIEASKDLGAGRFTTFYRVVLPLSFPGIIAGATFAFVLTLGDFLAPVLLGGTDNMMISNIVQNLFGTSNDRPLGSVVGIIMLVVVVLVLEMTARTEKSFASLESGRGRFGGAR